From Microbacterium sp. 10M-3C3:
AGGGCCACCGTGGGATGACCAGTTGTTTCCGCCAAGAAGCAAAGAAGAGATCCCACGATGACCCACCACCAGTCTGCCTTGACGACTCTGATCGGCGAAGTCCTTGCCGACCCCGACCTGGCTCACTCGGACGTGTTCCGTCGGATGCTGCAGGCGGGCCTGCAGGACCTGATCAACGCGGAAGCGACCGTGAAGATCGGCGCGGCCCCGCATGAGCGCACCCCTGAGCGCACCACACGCCGCAACGGCACCCGACCCAAGACGCTGGCGACCCCGGCCGGGGAGGTGGACCTGCAGATCCCGAAGCTGCGGGAGGGGTCGTTCTTCCCGAGCCTGCTGCACCCGCGTCGCCGGGTCGATAAGGCCCTCTACGCCGTGATCTGCCAGGCATGGATCGACGGGGTCTCCACCCGCAAGGTCGACCAGCTGATCCGCGCGCTGGGCAACGACACCGGCATCTCCCGGTCGACGGTCTCTCGGATCTGCTCAGAGATCGACGAAACCGTGCACGAGTTCCTGCACCGCCGACTCGATCACACCTGGTTCCCGTACCTGTTCCTCGACGCCACCTACCTCGACGTCCGCCACCGCGGCCGCGTCGTCTCCCAAGCCCTCGTGGTCGCCACCGGCGTCAGCGGCGACGGGCGCCGCGAGATCCTCGGCATGAGCCTCGGGGATGCGGAGACCACCGACTTCTGGACCGAGTTCCTCCGCAGCCTGCGCGACCGGGGACTGAAGGTCGCCACCGACGCCGATCCGCTCGGCGTCGCCCTGGTCACCTCCGATGCCCACGCCGGCCTGAAAGCCGCGATCAAGGCGATCCTGCCCGGATCCGGGTGGCAGAGATGCCGAGTCCATTTCGCCCGCAACGTCACCCAGAAGCTCGGCTCGGCCCGCTCCAAGCCCGTCAACGCGCTGATCTCGACGATCTTCGCGCAGACCACCTCCGAGGCGGTGCTTGCCCAATACAAAGCCGTCGCGGACAGCCTGCGCAGCTCCTTCCCGGAGGTCGCCGAGATGCTCGAGGCCGCCGAACCCGACCTCACCGCGTTCGCACCACTACCCCGCGAGCACTGGCAGAAAGTCTGGTCCAACAACCCCATCGAACGCCTCAACCGCGAGATCAAACGCCGCGCCGACGTCGTCCAGATCTTCCCCGACCAAGGCTCCGTGACCCGCCTGATCGGCGCCGTCATCCAAGAGCAGCACGAGGAATGGTCCTACGGCGAACGCCGCTACTTCTCCGACATCTCCATGCGCAAACTCGTCCACACCCTCCACGACCACGCAGAGCCGGCACGCCCCGAGCTCTACCTCACCGCCTGACCACCACCCACCACAGGGAACAACTGGAGTGACACCACGCAAAGGGACTTGACCGGCGAGCGGCCGACGGGGGTGCGCCCGGCCGGCGCTGCGGCGGCGCTGCGGCGGCGCATCGCCGTCAGCGCGCAGAATTCAGGCTGCGCCGCAGGTTCGGCCCCGGAAACAGCCCGAAACGACGCCTCAGCCTGAATTCCGCACGGCCGCCGGCCGACGCCCGAGCGGCCGGCGGCCGCCGGTGACCGGACGCGCGCAGGCCGCGGCGAGCGGCCGACGGGGGTGCGCCCGGCCGGCGCTGCGTCGGCGCTGCGGCGGCGCATCGCCGTCAGCGCGCAGAATTCAGGCTGTGCCGCAGGTTCGGCCCGGAGGACAGCCCGAAACGACGCCTCAGCCTGAATTCCGCCGCCGACCGACGCCCGAGCGGCCGGCGGCCGCGTGTCGCCGCGACGCGCGTGTCAGCGCTGCGGAGGGGTGTCGCCCGAGGTCGGAGCGGCGGGCGGGGTCGTCCCGGCCGCATCCGCCGACTCCTCGCGCGGCAGCAGCACGGGGCGATCGACCGTCTTCGAGACCTGCGCCGGATCGACGGCGAGGAGCAGCAGCGACACGATCACGAGTACGGCGATGAATGTGATGCCGGCCGCGATCCCGCCGATCACGAGCGCGTGCGCCGACTGGCCCGGGACGCGCGCCTGGAAGAAGCCCATCGTCACGAGGGTCACGACACCGGCGAAGACCGCCGACGCGAAGGCGAGTCCGAGCAGCTGGACGGGGCGCATGAGCTCCCGTCGCGAGGGCTTGTCGCTCATGCGTCCACCTCCGTGCGGTCGTTCGCGACGACCGCGTCCTTGCGCGGCGAGAAGCCGGCGATCCCGAGGAACACCGCGACGATCGCGGCGTAGCCGCCGAAGATGCCGACGGCGATGACCGTGCCGGTCAGCGTGAAGGTGCCGGCGCCCTCGACCGAGTAATTGAGCGCGTATCCCGCCGGCACGACCGCGGTGCCCGCGGCCAGCACGAGCGTCAGCACGCCGATCGTCATGGCGTCGCGCGGCGACTCCGCGCCCAGGGCGGCACGGCGTGCGCGGATGCCCGCGAGCAGCTCGACGAGGCCCGTGACCGCCGCCCACGTGATCACGAGCGCGAAGAACAGCGCCGTCGACCGCCACGGCGTGACGCCCGCGACCATGCCGGCGGCCAGGTCGAGCGCGCCGAGGAGGATCGGCACGGCGCGGCGGCCAGCCGGGAACGCCAGCCACGCCGCCAGCACGAATACGAGGCCGGTCGCGATCGAGAAACCACTGAAGATCGCGAGGCCGACCGCCGCGGAGTGGTCGGGCGAGAACGTGACCATGACGGCGGCCAGCGCCGCGAAGAGCGCACGGGCGAGCTGCAGGTGGCGCGGCTCGAAGGCGCGAGGAGGTGTGGTGGTCACGGCAGGTTCCGATGGAGCGTCAGGCGGACACCCCAGTCTACGTCCGCGCCCGTGCGGGCTCTCTCGACGCCGAGCGACACCGCCCGATCGAGGGCGCGGCGGCGCGCAGCATCGGGATGCGGCAGCAGCCGCCCCGCGGACCCTCAGCGGCGCGGGTCGATCATCGTCATGCCGGTCGGCGACGCGGCGCCGACGCCGGGCAGGAGCGCCGCGGCCTCCTCGAGGCCCACGACGCGGTCGACGAGCTCGTCCGGGCGCAGCGTGCCCGCGGCGATGAGCGCGAGCATGCCGGGGTAGTCGGCCGCGGACATGCCGTGGCTCCCGAGCAGGTCGAGTTCCCACGCGATCGCGCGCGCCATCGGCATCGGGGTCAGTCCGTCGTCGGACGGCAGCAGGCCGACCTGCACGTGCCGTCCGCGGCGGCGGAGGCTCAGGACCGCGTCCGCCGCGGTCTGCGGATGCCCGACGGCGTCGACCGCGACGTGCGCGCCGCCGGTGAGTTCGTGGACCCGGGCCGCCACGTCCGACCCGTCCGACAGCAGTCCGTGCTCCGCACCGAGGCGCTCGGCGAGCCCGAGCGCCGCCGGCGTGCGGTCGATCGCGATCGGGCGCGCGCCGAGGGCGGCCGCGATCATCACGGCGCTGAGTCCGACCCCGCCGGCGCCCACGACGGCGACCCATTCGCCCGGCTGCACCTCCGCCCGGGCGGTGAGAGCGCGGTAGGCGGTGGCGAAGCGGCATCCGAGAGCCGCCGCGGCCTCGTACGACACGTCGTCGGGAATCGCAACGAGGTTCGTGTCGGCGGCGTGGAGCGCGACGAGCTCGGCGAACGAGCCGTCGTGCGTGAACCCGGGCTGCTGCTGGTTCGGGCACACCTGCGCGTCGCCGGCGCGGCACCACTCGCACGCGCCGCATCCGCATACGAACGGCACCGTCACCCGATCGCCGACCCCCCACCGCTCGACGCCCGCGCCGACCGCGTGGACGACGCCCGCCAGCTCGTGCCCGGGGATGTGCGGCACGGTGATGTCGTCGTCGTGTCCGGCCCACGCGTGCCAGTCACTGCGGCACAGACCGGTCGCCATGACGCGCACGACCACTCCGCCGTCGGGCGCCGCAGGGTCGGCGACCTCCCGCACCTCGAGCGGTCCGCCGATCGTGTTCATGATCATCGCGCGCACCCGCCCACGGTACGCGGTCCTCGCCGGCGGTCGTCGGCCCGCCGCCCGTTGCTTCCTCAGGAGATTCGGGACGGACGCGGGCTCGATCCGCGTGATTCCGTGCGACGGCGCGCCGCCGCATCCGGAATCTCCTGAGAAACGAACCAGCGAGGCGGGGTCAGACCGGCGGCGGCGCGCCACCGACGCCGGCGGGCGTCGGCCGGGTGGATGCGGCCCCGGGAGGCCGCACCGGTCCGGCGGCCGGCCGGGTCAGCCGAGCGGGACGGCGAGCAACCGATCGTCGCCGGGGGCGGGCTGCCCGCGTCCGTCGGTGTTGTTCGTGAGCATCCACAAGGCGCGGTCGGGCCCGACGGCGACGTCGCGCAGACGCCCGGACTCGCCCGCGAAGTACTCCGCCGAGGTCGTGGGATCGGCCACCGGGATGCTGCGCAGCACCCGCCCGCGCAGGTTCGCGACGAAGATCGTCCCGCCGGCGATCGCGATGCCACTCGGGCTCGCCTCGTCCGGATTCCACTGCTGCACCGGGTCGATGTACGCGGGATCGCCCGCCGAGCCCTCGACCTCGGGCCAGCCGTAGTTGCCGCCCGCGGTGATGATGTTGAGCTCGTCCCACGTGTCCTGCCCCAACTCGGCGGCGAACATCGTCCCGTCGGCGGCCCACGCGATGCCCTGCGGGTTGCGGTGCCCGAGGCTGTAGACGAGCGATCCGGGGATCGGGTTGTCGGCCGGCACGTCGCCGTCGGGCGTCATCCGCAGGATCTTGCCCGACAGGCTCGCGGGATCCTGCGCGGCGGCCCGGTTCTGCGCGTCGCCGACCGTCGCGTAGAGCATCCCGTCGGGGCCGAACGCGATCCGACCGCCGTTGTGCGTGGCGTTGGCCGGGATGCCGTCGAGGATCGTCTCGGGCTGTCCGAGCACCCGTGCGCCGTTGTCGAAGCGCAGCGGGAAGCGCTGGATGCGATTCCCGTCCGCACTCGTCGAGTAGGCGTACAGCGCGTCCGCGCCGTCCTCCTCGCGCGCGGCGAGACCGAGCAGGCCCGACTCGCCGCGGTGCACGACGCCCTCGACGGTGCCGACGACCCGCGTGCCACCGCCCACGAGCTCGAGGATCTCCCCCGAGTCGCGGCTGCTCACGAAAACGGCGTCGCCCGCGAACGCGATCGACCATGGCGCGGCGAGATCCCGCGCCAGCTCGACGGGCTCACCGGCGGGGAGCACGGGGGCGGCGGACGTCGGCGAGGCGGATGCGGCGGCGTCGGGCGTGTACGTCGCGGTCTGCCGCGGCATGGCCGGCGCCGCGCTGCATCCGGCCACGAGCGCCACCGCGGCGAGTCCGCCGAGAAGCGGGGCGAGGCGGCGCGTGCGGACCGGCACCGTCACACCTCGAGGAGGACCTTCGTCGCCCGACGCTCGTCCATCGCCCGGTAGCCCTCCGCGGCGTCGGCGAGCGGCAGCGCGAGGTCGAACACGGCGCCGGGGTCGATCGTGCGCTCTTCGATGAGGCGGATGAGCTCGGGCAGGTACTGCCGCACCGGCGCGGGGCCGCCATGGAGGTGGACGCCCGAGCGGAACAGCTGCGTGCCGTCGATCGTGACGTCGTGCGAGACGCCGACGAAGCCGACATGACCACCCGCGCGGGTGGAGCGCAGCGCCTGGTCCATCGACCCCTGGGTGCCGACGGCCTCGATGACCGAGTGGGCGCCGAGGCCGTCGGTGAGGTCCTTGACGCGCGCCACGCCCTCGTCGCCGCGCTCGGCGACGATGTCGGTCGCCCCGAAGCGGCGAGCGAGCTCCTGCCGGTCGGCGTGCCGCGACATCGCGATGATGCGCTCCGCGCCGAGCTGCTTCGCGGCGAGCACGCCGAGGAGCCCGACCGCGCCGTCGCCGACGACCGCGACGGTCTTGCCCGGACCCGCCTCGGCGGCCACCGCGGCGAACCACCCCGTGCCGAGCACGTCGGATGCGGCCAGCAGCGCCGGAACGAGGTCGGCGGCGGGCCGTCCGGAGGTCGCGACGAGCGTGCCGTCGGCCAGCGGAATGCGGGCGTACTCGGCCTGCGTGCCGATCGTGCCCATCGGCACGCGGTGGATGCAGTGCGTCTGGTAGCCGGCGCGGCAGATCGCGCACGTGTTGTCGGAGGCGAAGAACGACCCGACGACGAAGTCCCCGACCCGCACGCTCGACACCTCGGACCCGACCTCGACGACCTCGCCGACGTACTCGTGCCCCATGGGGGCGTGGTCGACGCGATCGGCGCCGCGGTAGGGCCACAGGTCGCTGCCGCAGATGCACGTCGCAGCCAGGCGGATCACCGCATCCGTCGGCTGCTCGATGCGCGGGTCGGGGCGCTCCTCGACGCGCACGTCGCCAGGTCCGTACATGATCACTCCGCGCACCGCGCCGTCCTTCCCTCCGGGGTCGCTCGCCGACCCTCGTCAGTCTGCGCGCCCGCGCTCACCTCCGGAACCCCTTCCCCTGCCCCGTTCACTCGTCGTATATGCCCCGCCCGGACGCCCTTGCGGCGCCATATACGCCGAGCGAGCGGTCGACGGCGAGGCGGCCGGGCGCGGAGGGGGCGGGCGCGGAACGGCCGGCGCGGGGCGTGCGGCGGGCGGCGGGCGGCGGTGCGGCGGGCGTCAGCGGCCGGGGGCGAGTTGCTGCGTGCCGAGCACGGCGAGCAGGCGCAGCTTCTCCTCGGCCTCACTGCGCGGCTCGGGCGTGAGCACGAGGAGCGCCTGCGCGCG
This genomic window contains:
- a CDS encoding amino acid transporter; the protein is MSDKPSRRELMRPVQLLGLAFASAVFAGVVTLVTMGFFQARVPGQSAHALVIGGIAAGITFIAVLVIVSLLLLAVDPAQVSKTVDRPVLLPREESADAAGTTPPAAPTSGDTPPQR
- a CDS encoding PQQ-dependent sugar dehydrogenase, translated to MTVPVRTRRLAPLLGGLAAVALVAGCSAAPAMPRQTATYTPDAAASASPTSAAPVLPAGEPVELARDLAAPWSIAFAGDAVFVSSRDSGEILELVGGGTRVVGTVEGVVHRGESGLLGLAAREEDGADALYAYSTSADGNRIQRFPLRFDNGARVLGQPETILDGIPANATHNGGRIAFGPDGMLYATVGDAQNRAAAQDPASLSGKILRMTPDGDVPADNPIPGSLVYSLGHRNPQGIAWAADGTMFAAELGQDTWDELNIITAGGNYGWPEVEGSAGDPAYIDPVQQWNPDEASPSGIAIAGGTIFVANLRGRVLRSIPVADPTTSAEYFAGESGRLRDVAVGPDRALWMLTNNTDGRGQPAPGDDRLLAVPLG
- a CDS encoding acyl-CoA synthetase, with translation MTTTPPRAFEPRHLQLARALFAALAAVMVTFSPDHSAAVGLAIFSGFSIATGLVFVLAAWLAFPAGRRAVPILLGALDLAAGMVAGVTPWRSTALFFALVITWAAVTGLVELLAGIRARRAALGAESPRDAMTIGVLTLVLAAGTAVVPAGYALNYSVEGAGTFTLTGTVIAVGIFGGYAAIVAVFLGIAGFSPRKDAVVANDRTEVDA
- a CDS encoding zinc-dependent alcohol dehydrogenase family protein, which gives rise to MRGVIMYGPGDVRVEERPDPRIEQPTDAVIRLAATCICGSDLWPYRGADRVDHAPMGHEYVGEVVEVGSEVSSVRVGDFVVGSFFASDNTCAICRAGYQTHCIHRVPMGTIGTQAEYARIPLADGTLVATSGRPAADLVPALLAASDVLGTGWFAAVAAEAGPGKTVAVVGDGAVGLLGVLAAKQLGAERIIAMSRHADRQELARRFGATDIVAERGDEGVARVKDLTDGLGAHSVIEAVGTQGSMDQALRSTRAGGHVGFVGVSHDVTIDGTQLFRSGVHLHGGPAPVRQYLPELIRLIEERTIDPGAVFDLALPLADAAEGYRAMDERRATKVLLEV
- a CDS encoding alcohol dehydrogenase catalytic domain-containing protein, whose translation is MRAMIMNTIGGPLEVREVADPAAPDGGVVVRVMATGLCRSDWHAWAGHDDDITVPHIPGHELAGVVHAVGAGVERWGVGDRVTVPFVCGCGACEWCRAGDAQVCPNQQQPGFTHDGSFAELVALHAADTNLVAIPDDVSYEAAAALGCRFATAYRALTARAEVQPGEWVAVVGAGGVGLSAVMIAAALGARPIAIDRTPAALGLAERLGAEHGLLSDGSDVAARVHELTGGAHVAVDAVGHPQTAADAVLSLRRRGRHVQVGLLPSDDGLTPMPMARAIAWELDLLGSHGMSAADYPGMLALIAAGTLRPDELVDRVVGLEEAAALLPGVGAASPTGMTMIDPRR
- a CDS encoding IS256 family transposase; the protein is MTHHQSALTTLIGEVLADPDLAHSDVFRRMLQAGLQDLINAEATVKIGAAPHERTPERTTRRNGTRPKTLATPAGEVDLQIPKLREGSFFPSLLHPRRRVDKALYAVICQAWIDGVSTRKVDQLIRALGNDTGISRSTVSRICSEIDETVHEFLHRRLDHTWFPYLFLDATYLDVRHRGRVVSQALVVATGVSGDGRREILGMSLGDAETTDFWTEFLRSLRDRGLKVATDADPLGVALVTSDAHAGLKAAIKAILPGSGWQRCRVHFARNVTQKLGSARSKPVNALISTIFAQTTSEAVLAQYKAVADSLRSSFPEVAEMLEAAEPDLTAFAPLPREHWQKVWSNNPIERLNREIKRRADVVQIFPDQGSVTRLIGAVIQEQHEEWSYGERRYFSDISMRKLVHTLHDHAEPARPELYLTA